The Caloenas nicobarica isolate bCalNic1 chromosome Z, bCalNic1.hap1, whole genome shotgun sequence region AGAAGTCTCACTTTGCTGAGGTGAGATAGAaacatagaatggtttgggttggaagggaccttaaagagCATCTGTTatagttccaaccccctgccatgggcagggacaccttccactagaccaggttgctcgaAGCCCAAaccaacctgaccttgaacattTTCAGGGATGTGGCATGCACAACTTATCtggcctgttccagtgcctcaccaccctcatggtgaaaaatttcttccctatATTTAATCTAAGTCTACCctgtttcagtttaaagccattaccccttgtgcTATCACTACATGCTCTTGTAAGAactctctctccagctttcttgtaggtcctcTTTAGATACTGGAAGGCTCCTATCTTGTATGATTttaacattaaattattttattacaaaaccAAAGGTAGCTATGTTTTGTAGAGTAAGGGGGTTATTATATGCTACCTGGGAACAATTTCTCAAAGTGCTGTAATTGTTTTGCTGACTGCAGTTTACATTCCCAGAAAAGGGAGATGGATATCACATGTGGGTGAAATATGTGTTTAAGTACTAGCCTAAATCATAACTGCTCAATGTGCGTGTGCTGGAGTTCTTCATTCTGGATAAGGTGGGTATTCATGTCAAATTTGGACCAAATGGAGAAATGATTTGAGGGAAGAAGATGTAATAACAAGCGGAAATGGATATTGACACAGTGTATGAAAGGGAACAGCAGGTAAGTGGTTAGGTTTCTTTATCTTCACAGATAAGGTTGGAGGAGACAGCTGAAGCAGGCTGGTTTTCTCTGGTATGAAGGGAAGATTCGTGTGTACATTTCACAACCTCACAGAGTTGTCACTGAAATGCAGATGTGGCAGAACTGCTGCTCTAGACCAGTTCCTCCTTTTTAGGAAGGGATGAAGCAGAATTCCCTGTTAAGTTCTTGTCCTCTCCCTTCCAGCTCCGCCGATAAACTCCTGAAACCTTCCACAGCTGTGTGAGGTGGAGTTTGCCATCACCTTGGACTGTTGTGTAGCTTGTAGTGTGAGGCAGAATATTCGAGCAGGTAGTTGAATGATGTCATTTGAATGCAGGACAAACTGAATGTGTTTTATTGCTGACTTCTGAACTTTGCTTATCAAATGGTTATAAAAAGTCAAGGGAAAGAAACATGTTCTTTAAATCTGCACGTACTATGCtttcatgtatttaaaatttaactCCTTACAACCTCTGCCTGAAATGCAAAGCTCTTTGGTTGGAGGAAAGAATAATAACTAAGTCATTTGTCTTTATTCCAAGCAAGATCTgagttgtgttttttgtttgtttgttttggcaacATGATTCTGTAGGGATTTGGGTTATGCAAGACACCTCTCTCTGCGTACCCGAAATATAATTCACCTCCACCACAGCCTTATCCTGTATGTTTGTGGTTAAATCTAAAATGAATCCCAGAAGCATAAGTTAATAGCCAAATGGAAAAAGCTGTTAAGTTGCTTTGGGGTATATGATAAGGAGATTTCCTAGGGTGAAAGAAACAATGCAAAGAAGAACTTATTGTATCAGAAACAATCCTCTGAAAGTAGCAGTGGATTCGGGCTTTGCTTTCATGTGTTAAATGTCCTTTGGAAGTCCGAGACAGCGGTAACTTCCTTGAAATAAAAACGTTATTAAAATTGTTTGCTTTAAACTCAATTTCTGAAATCTCTTCTGAGAGTGCCAAGTATTAGTGGTCCACTTAGCCTTAAGTTCTCATAGtttctttgggggtttttttggaataTAAGTTCGTATTTCTGAACTTTGGagctttttaaaacatggtGGGTGATCATATGACTTCACACCCACCCCGCCATCCCCACCGAAGATTTATCACTATGCTTCAATTTTGCAGAACACAGGCTCATTCACTGGGCATTGGATTTTGGGCTTTCCCAACTACACTGGTTGCCTTTATTGATATGAGTGTTCTGAAGCACTGGGATGCTCTGTCTATCCACTCGCTTCCCTGGGAGCAATGTCAGTGGGATCTCCtttgtgcattttgttttgttaatgtgggtttttttgtttgtttttcctcccccagAGGCAAGGACATATTTCAAACTAAGAAAATGTTGCCTTTTGGAAAAAGCAGACACAAGGTCTATTACTGCATTATAGTTTATACCCCAAAGTTAGATTTCCGTGTGCTAATTGCTAATAGGACAGACAAATgctttttagattttaaaaaaagaaaaacacaaaggcTGCAGGCTTTACAcagctctatttttattttaactgcttctTGAATGGTGTGTCTGAGAACATGTAGCAAACTTCAGTTGTTTATTAAGATTGCTCAAGATATGACAGGTCAGAAGAAGGGCaataaatgtttgtattttatgtgtttAGATCTTAAGCCCTGTGACTTTCATTTTTGGAGTAACAATGATAAGCCAAGATAGGAGTCAAGGTCAAAGTAGTAATTtgtgtttctcttgctttttcttggcTTCTGCTCACTTAGGGAAGTCTCAAGCTGTGTATTTAGTGGAGAGATGTGTTGCTGGACCAGACAGGgctgaagcagaaataaacacagttcTCCCCCAAAAGCTGGCTGGGTGAggagtcccagcagcagcagccacacgTTCCTGATCCTTTCTTACTGCCTGGAGAACGCTGCTACAGCAATCTCCTCCTTGAGTCAAGCATCGCACAGAGACGACTCATGTATTTTCTGTTATATCAGTATATTTAGTGTGTTTCCTGAAAGCAAAGAATGTTCTGTCTGGGGAGTGGAAGTTCTAAATCCTGGCTgacagaagaaagctggaagtAGCTGTaggacaggggagagaagggCATCCCAGGGAGGCTGCGGTCTCAGGTTGTGATTTGGAGACATGGAGCACCCAGCTTGCCTGTCCCAGCTTGTCCTGCTGCATGGGGACTGATTTACCAGGCCACTGTGAGTCCAACAAGTGAGCGATGTTTTGCCGTGCTCTACACAGTACTAAGTGTGTGCTGAGGAACCCCTCTGTGCTGGGATCGATGGAAACTTGAGCTTGCCTTTCCATGtcactgtgatttttatttttttttttttttttaagcaaagaaagGAGATGACTACAGTGGTGCTGAAGACAGCTAGACAGCTGATTTTTATCTCATTCATTCACAGTTAATTTTTGTAAGATATTTGGATTACGGTTCtccaaatataaaaatagttttaggAATAATGAGAACTTATGTAAcagaaatttattattttttattcttatagAACGGCACAGCAGTCTAAGCATAGCAGAAAACATTACCTCTGAAATAAGATTTAGAATAGTTAATTctatactttctttttttaatctctgtaaTCTAAAATTCTGTCCAGATTTTAGGTGTTTggcatatttttttaacctagtTTCTATTTCAAATCTTCCTTGCAGTCTGACATTATGAAACTAGCATATATGTGTCCTTCGAGAActggaggaaaagcattttcattgtTTGGCAGCCACAGTCCTGCTCCCTTTCTGATTTTGGAGGAGAAGGATTATGCAGTAGTTGCAACAAATCACGTTCTAGGGATTGCATCAAGATGTGCTTGGCACTGCTGGGAGGTTCTGCTGGCACAATGCAAACTTTGGCAAGACGCTGTTTTGCCCCATTTTTTGTGCAGTTACATCACGGTCTCTTTTGCGAGCTCTTGGGGATGTGACAATTTTGTCCAATTCAGGACACTTGCTGAGGGTTTATCTCTCTGAAGATCAAAGAAAACTTCGTGCCCTGTATTAATTGATTTAAATGGGTGAGAGCAGCGTGAGCACCGCATCTCAGAACCTTCTGTGCACGGAGCAGCAGCCAAGCCTTCCTCTGGGCTTGTTTGCATTGTTTAAACCAATGTGTTGTCTTTGGCTCTTGACTCAGTACAGTTAACAAATAGATGTTTTGCCCCTGAAGGggaggtttgtttttcttgttgcctGGTTGATCCATTCTGAAGGTTACTCTAGAATACAATTTactattatttaaaacaagtcTGTTTATGCAACAGCACTTTAGAACACTTCTATCTTTTACTTTCCTGTTCAGCCGTTAAAACCTGTTTTAGTTTGCTGTTGCAAAGGACGGAGAATTCCAAAAATTGCCTgacttgattttgttttcatgcatGAAAAGGGAAATGCCAAGGAAAATTAAATGGTTTGGTAATCCTTTAAAACCAAAAGGATTATATTTTCCTCCCGTTTTCTCCTTTGTAGaaatttaatgttaaaaatataattctttAACTTTAGCAAGAAGAGCTACATGTTAATTTAGGGTTCAGCAGAGTAAGGTTTCTTGCTTATAAGGAAAGATTTATTCTGGTTTATGGCTTCTGTAGTTCATAGTTAATATTTAGATTTGCAATTAAATAGGCATGTCCAAATGCAGTGCACATTAAAGCAGGAGTACAGTGAGCTTATAGAGGATGTCTGTGGAgctttttcttcacagttatTTAGAGCAAAatcttgcttcctttttttgccAGCTGTGTAGAGTTTTGGAGATTTAGGTAATTATATCCCTCCTTAAATTATGACTATGGCAGAACTAACTTTCCACGCTTTTGTGGGTGAAATTGAAagcaactgaaatatttctcaagTCACTTAGTGGGTTGtgtaatatttctgttgtgcttAGTCCAGTAGCCAAGTTTTTAAATCCCAAGTTCACGGCCTTAAAAAGTGTGTGTAGTCACATTATTATGCTGCTCAGGCACCTTTTTTGAAATTTGCTTTGGATGTTGCTGCAGCCAAGCTGATAGCcctgaagttgttttttttgctgccgctcttttttttgtgtgtaaaaaCTTTAGGATGAGTGTGTACGGGTGTAATCTGTTTTGGATTTATACCTAGCTTAGGTAAGCACCAAGGTGATATCTTTTATTGCCTGTTTTTATGGACTATATTTACTCAAGGAACATAGTACTTGTGGTTAGTTTTCTTGTGGTGTCAAATGAGCTGAGAAAATGATTGGTTTGTGATCCAAAATTTCCTTTATAACaatgcatttctctttgctAAGAGTGTGTGTTTGCATTAGGTGCCTTTTTATGATGGCAAATGCCTGAGAAATCCAAGTGTAAAAAATAGTTTTCGCTGGTATTTTGCATTAGATTAGAGGTATTTTGAGGTGAAAGAAAAGAGTACTgctgtttgctgttttcctgcGTACTGGTATCAAATGGATGGATTTGGACCTGATCTCACTGCTCTCTGTTTACCGTATGTGGCGTGACACAGGGTGGCACCAGTGGAGTTGTTTACCTTCATCTGCCACATCATCAGGAGAAGGCACCCGtgtcccccagggctgccctcccGGTTTGTCCTGTTCCTCCTagggaaggaggcagcaggGACGGGCACGCAGGGCTGGGTTTTTGGGAGTGCCTGTGCAGGATTGGTTGTGTAGCTGCAGTTGTAAGTGGTTTGACCCAGGTGGAGGAGGAAGTTGGTGCCGGAACCACAACGCGAACATAAAGATTTCTGACTCGTGCTGTGCTTGGAATATCCTTCCAAATCCAAAGGACCTGCAATCGCCTCATGTGCTTTTCTTTACTAAAAGTTCGATAAAATTGCAAACCTATTGCATAAACATAGCAAGGAGAAGCACTGTCTCGACTTCTTCACTTTGTAAATCAAGACTTGCCCCAGCAACTGATACCCACTTCTAATTTTTAAGCAGGTGAAGTGCTTGGATCAGATCTGGTGATTGTTAAATGTCTCATTGCACGGTGTAACATTTCAGGAAGGACTTTGAGCCAGTCTTGTTTCCAAACATGGCAAAATTACCTTTGAAAACTGGACACGACTGCCTGACCAAAAGCCTGTTGAGCATTTTATCCAAGAATCTCTGTACCGCTGTGCTTTCTGTGCATACTGAGTATGCTGTCTTGTTGGATTACATACTTACGGTGGAACAGATCTGTCACTAGCAAGATGCTAttccctgtatttttctgttgtaatgTGAAGATAACGTCAGTCAACAGTATCAACCACATTTAACTTTGCACGTGTACTGATTCAAGGGAATCTATGCCTGTTTATTTTGCACGTTTCAGAAATACGGCTACACACACCTTTCTGCCGGTGACCTCCTTCGAGATGAACGGAAAAGGCCAGGCTCACAGTATGGAGAACTCATCGAGAACTACATTAAGGAGGGGGAAATTGTACCAGTTGAAATAACAATCAGCTTGCTGAAGAGGGTAAGGAAAGGGCTGTTTCCTTGCTGGTTCACTCTTGCAGACTAAGCAACAAGGCAGTGGAAGAGTTGCCTTTCCTCTGGTGTGAGTAGTATGAAACAGTGGACACGTAGGTgcacttattttattttttagtagcTCTAAGGAAATCAGTGAAactctggatttcttttttcccttgactAGCTTTTGGACCTTTTGGTCAGCTCAGTCATATTTGATGGGAGGGTAGAGGTCTTAGAGGTAGTAAATTTATGTAAGTTTTATCTAAATAGATAGCCAGGTGAAAGAGCAGAGCACCTGGTAGTGTTCCTGTGGAAGGAAAAGCTCCAGCCTTTATCCTTATTAGATGCCCAGGAAAACAACCAGAGTATTTCCTTTAAGGCAGAAAAGGCTTTTGTTGCTCATGGCACTAAGTTGGAGTTTTTCTATTAGAATTAACTCTAGATCATGTTTTGGCATCTTGTTGTGTAACAACACTTTCCAGTATCTTGTAGAAAATCAACTTTTAAAGCTGGGAACGTGATTTTGAGCTTTATGAAATAGCAAATTCAGTTTGAAAGAAGGATGTATGGATGCATCAGGGAGTTAATTAGTGTGCATTGGaggtgaaacaaaaatacatcttGTAAATCTGCAGTAAATTGAAGATAAAAGCTTCTCTATTTACCATGTCAATGTTTTGAGGGTAATTTAGTAAGTAGATAAATGGTTGTATGTACAGGAGATCATTAATTGAATTCTCTTTTATCAGGCTATGGATCAAACAATGGCTGCCAATTCCCAGAAGAACAAGTTCTTAATTGATGGATTTCCCAGGAATGAAGATAATCTTCAAGGCTGGAATAAGACTATGGATGGAAAGGCGgatgtttcttttgttctcttttttgaTTGTGACAATGAGGTAATGAAGTATGTCATACTGTAACTTCCTTTCTTGCTGTATTGTGAGAATCCTTCAGGAAGAACAATAAAATTCTGTCAGTTAGTGAATGGACTAATGTAAGAGCAGAACAAAAACTTGGTCTGTGAGTTTCAAGGATTTTTGGCAGCTTGTCTTTGCAGATAAAAAAACTGGATGTCTTTGAAACAGCAGGCAGACACTTGGTATAACCATgtgcaaataaattatattgAAGAAGTACTTCAGGCAATTGCCTTCTTAAGCAAAATTTataaaaacttaaaatacatgatacaaaattatttaattttcgAAAAACATTACTCAGTTTACTCTTAACTGTTGTGTAGTCCAAAATGTACTTGAGTGCAATGTCTGTTTTAATTCTAAAGTGCTGGTAGCAGCAGTCTTTATTTTCTAGTTATGAGCTGTGCTATAAGATAGTCAGTAATCAGTGTTTTTAGTCATTAGACTACAAGGGCATTTTGACAGTGATACATTATATTAATTTGACAAGTCTCATGATATGCTGTCTCTTTAATATGTCAGTGCCCTTGAGGCATAAAACCTGATATGAGAATCCCAACACCTTAGGCTGACTTTCTTCCTTTTACCCTTTTTCCCAATTtcctgagaatttttttaaccttttattttatttaattattattatttttttttaatctcaacaAGTgagaggttattttttttctatttaaaaatttaaataagatttttttttcacttggtaGGGTGTTAATTTGGGCATTCTAATTTTTTTACTACATCAAAAAATAGATAACAATGTGTTCATGatcttctggattttttttttttgctatggaTGTActttgtaggaaaaaataatttgatttttaagtcTTAATTATAGCAATGTCAAGAACATTTTAGCTTGGTATGTAGCCTTACAAAATTATTGGGAGAGGACACAGTGACTTTCAGTGCAGGTGTATAGTAGTGGTTGAATCTGATATGCTGTGTTCAGACTTTCTGAAAAGCATCCTTGAAAATCAGATActtctttcctttaaatgtCTCAAGTTGGACACCCAGTTGAACCAGAAAGCTTGATGTTGCTTTTACTTGCACTGACCCCAATGCCATTTTAAGAGCGCCCATTTTAATAAACTGATGAAGTCTAAAGCTATCATCCTTTTCTCTGGAAGAATCTTAACTTGCCACATGAATTCTGGTTACACCTATCAGATCTGGACAGTATTTTGTGTGTCAGGCCTATTTAgattttctggatttttgttctgttcctgCTTTCAAGATAGCACCTTGTATTCTTGGTTGtgatcatcttttcttttttttttttttttttttttttttttttttttttgtagatatGTGTTGGCCGCTGTCTTGAAAGAGGCAAGAGCAGTGGTAGGAGTGATGATAATCGGGAGAGTCTGGAAAAGAGGTACTATCtccaaaacatttcagttcCCATCTGTTAATATTCTGCTGTGTAATGCTTTTTCCCCCTGTGCTTTCTCCTAGAATTCATACATATCTGCAGTCTACTAGGCCTATAATAGATTTGTATGAGAGAATGGGAAAAGTCAGAAAAGTGGATGCCTCAAAATCTGTTGATGAAGTAAGTATATAAGCCAAAAAAGCCATGGGGATGACAGTAcatatttttggcatttttcggtgatgtgtgtatgtgtggttAGTGTGCTAATTAAGCACTGATGTGTGTTACTGAGGGAGGCTGTGGAACTCTCATTTTGACTCTTGAAGGATTGATTAAGATGTGAATAACTTCCAGAAATCAGTTAGTTCTGCTTGAACATGAGCTGGGctaaacacattttcagtgtttgtgtttagcagtgttttgtctttttgacTTTCatgagcttttgcttttctgcagtagTATTGCTCTGACGCCAATTTCACTATTAAAGAATTATTGTGAATGTTCTAAGAAAaaactatgtatttttaaaatactatcaATTATTATGTGTGCTGGTTTAACTTGAAGTAACTGTTTGACACTTCATAAAATTAATATTGTTCTCTCACTTTTTAGGTTTTTGAAAAAGTTGTACAAATTTTCGACAAAGAAGGCTAATCCCCAGCTTGAAAGTTCATTTAAACTTGTGCTTGAATCTTGCTTGAATAGCTGCTACTGCAGTCCACTCtttgtaattgttttaaaagatttttttaattgtttttcacATATCTACTGAGGATTGGGAAAGCAGTTAATTACAAATGgatctgttttttaaataggaaataaCTTCTCGTGGCTATGATATACAAATTTCAGGGTTCTCAATTAGTACAAGTTCAGTTACTCACATGGCAAAACCACAGTTAAAACATCTTTCTGAAGAGACTATTTATTCTGTCACAGTTCTGTGCCTATCATAGGCAGCCCTTCTTATTCTTTATTGccatacacattttttttttttaaaggatcaACTAAAGGTCATCACTAAGCAATGAGGGACGTGCATGcctttggttgttttttggatGCTTGGACCAAATTTAGCAGAAATTTTTCAGGCTACAACTTTGTCAAAGTTCCCTGTTGTCCCCGAACCTGAATTCTCTAAGTCAAGCTACTGTTAGTATGAGAATCTGTTTTAGCAGTTCTCACAAAACCATTTAATATGCTGTTCAGCGACTGATAGACAAAGTACTTTATGAAAAGTGGTGCTTTCGTATGACTCCGGATGTAAACTGTCTTGTAAGTTCTTGAGTACCTGGATGACATGGCCCTGGGCTTTACCTTGTGTTTATTTGCAAAAGGTTGAGAATATAATTTCAGTCAGGCCAGTATTTCCATACTCGTGTATTTAAAATGACAGTCATATTCTTAATTACAACATGGTCTTCACAAGATGGCAAAACTCTTAAATAGTGTAAAATAACCAAAATCTTGTAACAGTTCTGTCTTTTTTAACAAGTGGAAGGGattttctgtattattattGAAATACTGTGTTACTGAATGCTTTAAGGTTTGTTACCTGGGGAAGTATTTTTATGGTTAAACTAGTGAATTCGTTTCCCTGAAGTTGTGTTATTTTAATAGCTGTTTGTTTGAAAAGATTGTAAATTATTGCACTTTTGTTATGGGGTCAGCTGAGGGGAAGATACCTGCAGAAAAAAGTTCCATTCCCTTAAATAAATTGGGTTGTGCTTCGTCATGTTCTCTTGAATTAGTCAAGTACAGTCAACACAAGTAGTTGGGATAAGCAACCAGATGAAACAAACTGGTTTAAATGTTTGCACAGATGTGGTgtaattttgccttttgttcAAAGTAACCTTTTCTCTCCCCTATATAGTATGCATAGGTCTGTGGGGGCCCAACCGTGCATTCCTTGCATGCCCTAAGCTTTCACTGAAGAAGGCTCCAGAAGGCTTGAAGGATGAGTGTTTTAACTAATTTTAGTGATAGAATGGTTCTTCCTACATTAACTGACACTGTAATTGGTTTGTGATATGCTAAAAGATGTTGCAAATTACAGGGAATTGCAATTTGGAGATTTTTGGGGTTCGGCTTTTCCTTATTGATGGTTTTCTCTAGGAAAAGCTTTAAATTAAGCCTGGCTTCTAATTAGAATCAGATGTGTTGGTCCTCATCCTGCAATCTGATCCGTGCGGGAAGGTTTGTATTTGCATGAATTCTCATCTTGCTGAGGTTCTTGAGGCTCCTGCACTGGGGAAAAGATGGGTGCAGAAACAAAGGGTGAACTACAGTCTCTTTTTCAGTATGATAGGAGCTCAAATGATGGACTGAGCACAAATCGCCTCTTACTGCTGCAGAATATATGGACCACGGCTACTTTAGTGAGTGTGGGAGGCTAATGCTTTTGCTTTACGAATTTCCccttaaaaaatgaaatcatgGAATTTAATTCTCATTGTATAAGTATGCTGACATAGGATAGGATCTAGCAAAACTACATGTTTTGATATGAAGGTTaaaatcagggtttttttccaaaaagaccTCAAACTGGATTCTTTAATCTAATTAGAGAGAATTAATTATCTTTTGTTTCTAAGTTACTGCTTCTTACAAGTTCTGTTCAGATTAGAGTATCTGTTTTCTCTCATCGTAtacttttctgtgtatttaagtgctgaaacaaacaaaaacgcCTTCGGAGCaagtttttagaaaaaaatgttttggcagTATTGAATTTGCAGTGGATTGTAATGTGTCTGTGCAAAGACtagatttttttgtcattttatttattgaagATGCCATTAAATATGTTACCAATTCTTTCAAGTTGGACTTACAATTGAAATAAAGATTAAAGGCAATATGCCACTGTGTGTCTGTTTAGCAGCAAAACTGTACAAAGAATTTGAGAAGATACAATAAACTTTGTTCCGTGGCTTAATACAAGTGTTTGGCTTATGGTTATCTTATCACAAGggatatttttcatatatatctATGTAAGGTGTGTATTTATTAGTATTATCTATTTTGTGAGCCTGTATAGACGCAGGTATGTGTATAAAACTTCGGCTTTCTCCATCAAAACTGAACTCCTGAAGAGCCTGTTAAGCACAGGATAAAATTGGGCAAATGCTTGTGGAATTGGTACCTCTTCTTGATATGGTTGTGAAATTACTCTATTTGTATAGTTGTGCGTTTGGTTGCTgggcttattttaaaatatatcctCACATTTCGCTTAAAGGTTTATTCAACGTGCAGGTTTTTAGGAAGCATCACGTTGAACTTGAAACCTTCCTCTGGAAAGATTTGCAGAACTGGTCTGCAAAGGGATGAGAAAAGCAGCGGGTGTATAGGTCTCTTTCTGGTGGTAAAACTATGTTAGaccaaatgtttattttaaaacgtCTGCTCAAACCTTGCCCTGAGGCAGTAGAGTCTCCTTGGGGACTTCCCACTCACACAAGTGGGACACTTGAACTGAAAATCCCTCCCCAAAAGATGCCATTTTTTAGGGTGGCAGCAAGTGAAGTAGACACTGAGCATAACCATGCTGTTGAGGATTGCCTCGGTGTAAGATATTCCCCACTAGCAACACTTCTCGTCAGCAAGACGAGATGGTTCATGAGGGAGTTCCAAGGCCTTGTGCAAAATGCTGTGTCTTACAGCAATGGAGACCTCTGTGTGCCACTGCCCAGGCTGGACTGGGGAGAACGGGAGAGTTAAATGGCAAAAAGCCTCAGTTCAGACTGGAGCTGCCAATTGCCGTTACCAGTTGGCAGTTCCTAGCTGCCGGCATTTAGGAAAGTTGCTGGTTAGGTTAGACTTTTCTGTTTAGTCTGAAGTTCAGTACCAGTTTGGTCCCTGTTGTGATACAGatgtttctgaaattctgatCTGTGTCTACTCAGCTGTCCGCCTGCTCAAGGGGGGCAACACTTGGCCCCTTGGCAAGATCAGGTTGTTTCTTCGAGATGTGGTACAGCAGGACTCGAAGACTGGGCACCTGGGGCTGTGTGCTTGCCAAAGTCCGAAGATCTGGGGTTAACAACTAATAAGGAAAACTGCAAGATGATCCAAAGAGGATTCAGCTAAGCAGGTAATAAAAGGGGACAGTAACAGAAACATTAAGACTCATAGATTCTTACAGCAGTGGTTCCCACACTCTTTTGATCTGCAGGCCTTTGTAAATCTTCCAGTGGAGACAGGGGGGCATAGATGAATTTAATCTTGCTGCTCTCCTTTGTTTTTCCTACATTGCTTAGTTTAAGATAGTGGTTTTCAGCTTGTGGTCTGTAGAGAATTTTTGTTGGTAACAGTAGGTGTTTTTTCTGAGTCTCCTAGCCTGCCCAGCTCATGTGTTCTCTGTCCTCtttgatttctgcattttcatgtCTTTTCCTGACCTTTCTGAATTGCAGATGCTCtttgggatggggagggggatgcTCTTACCAATCTCTGTTCCttgcagaagaaacaaagtCTTTAAGTACCTTCAGCTGGAGCATTCAGAACCTACTACTGTTTCTACCATTGGGCTTGGTACATAATCTGTTACCAAACTGacagctatttttttccaactacAGAAAATCTCTGTGTAGTACCTGTGCTCTTTTATGCTATACGAGTGAGATCAGATGTGTCCATTTCAACACAGTACTTAGCAGCAATTGCATAAAAAACCCCCTCGATCACTAGACATTAAACTAGCAATGACCTGTTACACTTCGATGGGAGCAAGTGAGATGAGATGATCGAGAACCAGAGGAAAGATGCTGAAAGAGGTTAAGTGATTTTTGGCTTCACTACTCAGACTTCAGCTTTAGGTACACATCTGTTCCACACAGCAGCGATATTTGTTTTAGTCTAGCTATTTTGTGATTATATTGGGTAGAAATTAATGCAAAAGCATTCCCTGCTTGGAAGTTAC contains the following coding sequences:
- the CMPK1 gene encoding UMP-CMP kinase, with product MKPVVVFVLGGPGAGKGTQCARIVEKYGYTHLSAGDLLRDERKRPGSQYGELIENYIKEGEIVPVEITISLLKRAMDQTMAANSQKNKFLIDGFPRNEDNLQGWNKTMDGKADVSFVLFFDCDNEICVGRCLERGKSSGRSDDNRESLEKRIHTYLQSTRPIIDLYERMGKVRKVDASKSVDEVFEKVVQIFDKEG